A region of the Salvia splendens isolate huo1 chromosome 11, SspV2, whole genome shotgun sequence genome:
GCCACGGAGTGCACCGGAAAGCTACTTTCTTCAGCCTCCGACCCTACGGCGTTCACGTCTCCGCCCCCACCTCACGTCCTCACGCTGTGTGAGATGATAAGGAGACTGATCAGAGAGAAAGGAAGGAAGTGAGGCAGCCGGATAGGTAGACTGTCGTCGAGAACGAAGGAGTTGGAGGGGAAGAATCCTTCCGCGGTTTTTGTTTTCGAAGAGAAAGAGGAATGGTATTGGCGATGTCATTATTGTTTTCTCATCCCTATATTCACTCGTGAAATAGAATAAACCGGCATCAATAAATTTAACTAAGtttaaaagattaaatatcttaaatatCTTATCTAATTGTAAAATGggctttgaaatattttctttatttgaattaattcttagaagtccattaaaaatattttctcatcttatcaattaatgttaaatagtagtagtagtaatattttttttacagcAAAATCAATTTATCTAAATTAACCACCTACttatataaagtaaatatttcttaatttcttctactcttagttttataatttaaattttcaaccttattattcatattcaattttttaaatctttaaaaATTTGGTATGTTACTGAAAAATTATGCTATGtgtatgtcatttttttttgtcaaaatacgtaatataacataattgttctctcttactttattatttatttgcatctttgttttatctaagatcatattttattctttcttcagttAGCTCCATAAACgtctttttcttaaattttgtatCCAAAAGAAGAGTCTCGCTTATAACGGGACGAAGAAAGTGGAGTATGTTGTTTTAAGAATATCGATACTTGcatgaattatttatattaaaaaatatatttataaaaataattaatttaaacaattattttaaataaatatttactatcttgttcgaccccacgataatttgttcctggatccgccattggcCACAATATTTGAAGAATAGGTTTGCCGCCATTGAAACAAGTCAACAATGTTGGCTTTGTGGAGCATCCATATTCATGAATATTTATGAGGGGATATTTTCAAAAGATATgaacattaaaattcatattatttcaaaagttattatttttcagacaaaagtaataaaattctaaCTTCTAAGTGATTCGATTTTCCTCACATTAATTAATCACCAATTCATGTATGTAATATAGAATGGGTTAAAATAAAACTTACAAAAGTTTTTAAGTCATTTGATTGTGAAAATCTACAATCGATGCATCTTTCTTGACGGACAGTTGTAACAACGTAATTTGAATTGCATAAAGAGTGGAAAGTTTCAATTTTATCGAATGTAGAAATTAATTTCACTAAGACTAATAActttatacatttaatagtaatattttaagtTTTCATGGTCAAACAGCTTTTACGTTAACCATATCATATTCACATATATTCGCACACACAGTGgcagacaaaaaaaaatagtgttGGTAGATATTCCATTAgttttataggagtattttttttctgacaaattcattactccatattttagtactactatatactatgaatttcagcccctcccatatatatagacataaaaataaacaatagtATCAAATTGTGGaagatgatcaaagtataactaatagtAAGTGCATAACTAGAGAGCAAATCTCAGTCATTAGATCAAAACGATCTAGTTCACTATATGGGTGTGTTAGTTCACAATATGAGtttgaaaataaaaagtgaACCAAAACACCATTATATTGAAGTATTTACTTTGTGAAGGATTTAGTTCATTGTAATGACGTTTTGGTTCACTTCTTCGTGTAGTAAACTAAATCActtttatagtgaactaaattcgtgctttctagttatgcatttaattaGTGGTTTCCCTAGATCCCTACTCGTACCAAATCATACATACAAAACCATGAATTCAGAACTTTTGGTACCATGTAGACGgttaagagcatgcgcagcggtggcgtccgtcgccaccgccgtccgcgccgctggcacggacgccatccgccgcagctgcgctcgcgccgctggcacggcgctgctcgatgtatcgagcactccgtgccagcggacgcacacgtggcggcacggggggcaacggcgtagccgttgcattcaaactttttttaaaaaaaaatcggtatttaattataaataatgctaaaaaatataaaaaaaatattttccaaatcccaaaaatatggccatttttttcccgttttttctgaattttttttatttttttatttttttattttttttcccaaaatcatctataaatacacacattcatcactcatttatcacatcaattcatctctcattcatctctcattcataattcttatacaaactatcaacacattcaaccttcactcaaaacatcaaatggatttcactcatctcatggcggaagcggagcgcgaagaacaagaatactacgaacaacatcgtgccgcttacgaagcatatgtcgcggtgaatacccccgctcatcctcctcaacgcactagatcaaatcgccgctacatccatcgtgaccgggagggagcccacgaaaggctcgttgccgactactttgccgaccatccgcggtttcccccacgccgaggcgagcatacgacggttggccagaggatcgagacaagacacacaatgcgcgatactcgaatccacaatcaactacaagaagacctaatcaaccacatgtgggcgaaattcggcaacgagtagtggtttttttaatttttaggattttaattatgtaatttttcatttttaggattttaattatgtaatgtttaattttatttgtcattagtaatatttattgtggtttttaaattgaattttaaattaattgtgctcgtccttgcggaagagcacagttgtgggtgttgtgctcttgccagagagcaggcatgaatagtaccgcccgggcccacaatcgtgccgctggcaagaggacggttgtggatgctctaaagctcTAAAAAATCATTAATCTAATTTTTGTCAATAATTTTTTGTCCTACCCTAGTAACTTTTTAATATGTTAGCAAGTCTATTGAACTTTTAAACTAATTCAACTAGACTTTAATGACCACTATATAGTGGGGGTGCTTCAGtactctaattaattaaaatctaCGGAATACTAAATCCTTtgcttatttgaatgaaataaATAGAGCTTAGGGTTAAAATATATATGATGCCTCCCTATTTGGTTTAATAGAAATTACTAACATACTCGTTTGTCACATACTTTCATTTTTATATGTTCCACAAAAGTTTGTTCActtctattatttttattttgcattCCACTAACACATTTTCACTATCATATATTTTAGTACTATTTCcatccctgaaattttgtcacatttttccatttccgtccgtctcacaaattttttcacatttcactttttatcatttttggtaattGTTAGGATGCTTTGAATCATTACTGTTTGCCGCTAGCCAAACGGGGGTCTCGCTGCCCGATCAGCAAGTTGGGGGGTCAAGGGGGGCGACGCCCCCTTGCCTGGGGTCCGAGGGAGCGGAGACGCCCCCGGCCCGACGCTATGATATGTTTCTGTGTTGGGCCTTAATTGTGGTATTAGGCCCAGTTCGCCTCTTGTAtctatttatatagaagtaggGCACAAAAATCTGTATCGGTAACCGCagtcataatacaatttgttTTCTGTTCTTGCCCGTGGTTGTAGCCAATACAACGTTGGtaaaccacgtaaattctgtgtctctttacgttctttcgtttgtcgattacacaattgccCTATTTGTCATAACAGTaatagaccccacattccactaatttattctcactcacattttattataaaactaatactttaaaagtaggacccacgtcctactaactttttctaacccatttttcattacatttcttaaaatccgtgtacGGTCAAACTTTGACAAAATTtgggggacagagggagtataaaactgtATAAATGTAGGATTCACGTGCACTCTATCGTAGCCGTCTATGTCCCATTAGAAataaaacgttttccttttcctaaaatggaaacaatttcctctctacttttccctctctcttactttactctctcttcactaactcacaaaacaacactgcataaaatctcgtgtcagaaaccaaatgtttcatatttattatgacggagggagtattagtttttttAACTCATTTTCCATTGACAATTTTTGTGGGATGAGGGAGTATCCatctttttttatctatatatatagacaTCGATCCTTTGCTTAGTAAAGCATCATAAACCCTAATCTCTAAATCCCAAATATGTCGAACAATTTGATGAAGGAAAAGCTTCAAGGCAAAGTAGCCATTGCAACCGGTGGCGCCAGCGGCATTGGCGAGACCACCGCCTGCGCCTTGTCCAAACACAGCGCACGTTGCGGTGGTGATCGCCGATATCCAGTCCCAGAGGGGCCACGCTGTGGCCGAATCCATCGGCCTGCAGCGCTGCAGCTACGTCCAGTGCGACGTGGCGGACGAGGAACAAGTTGCGGCCATGATAGAATGGATGGCGACGACCTACGGCGGCCTCGACGTAATGTTCAGCAACGCCGGCACCTTGGCCGGGTCCCCTTCAGACCATCCTGGACTTGGATTTTTCGGAATACGGGCGCGTGATGCGCGTGAACGCGCGTGGCATGGCGGTGTTCGTGAAGCAGGCGGCGCGTAAGATGGTGGAGATGGGGACGAGAAGGGCTACCGTCTGCACGGCGAGTACGGCGGCGGAGAAGGCGATGTTGAACTTGAACGTGACGGACTATGTGATGTCGAAGCGGGCGGTGTTGGGGCTGGTGCGGTCGGCGAGCTTGCAGCTGGGGCAGCACGGGATACGGGTGAACAGCGTGTCGCCCGGGGCGGTGCTCACGCCACTTGCTGCAAAGCAGGGGATTGAGACGCCGGCGGATGTGGAGAAATATGTCGCGCCCTATACGAGCTTGAAAGGGGCGATGCTCACGGCGGAGAATGTGGCGGATGTGGTGGCGTTTCTGGCTTCGGATGAGGCGGCGTTTGTCACCGGGGGTTGATTTGTTGGTGGATGGTGGTGGGATGATTGCCTATCGTTCTAACTTATACTAGTACTTATAAAACTACGCTGGTCGGTTAAATTCTGGTTTATTTCGGTTTGACGAAAAAATAATGAAGTAATTGGATTTATTCactgaaaatatttaaatcataCACAATTGTATGCGATATGTATGCGAGTCGAGAAATCATACCAATGACGTCTATCCATACAGTTTTTGGATTGAAAGACACCAACAAATCTTAATTTTATGCTTTTTCTGATTAAATGCCCAAAATCATTTCTTAGACTATATCTCAgctgtttttatttaataagcAAGTAAATGATTGGTGTATTGAATCGATTTTTATCATTGGGCATGCACACTATAACTAGGTCAATACGTACAcacaatttttatattattaatttcatagatttcattcaaataagaaattggacaacatttttttaaaataataaaaattagataaatgtcaatttataggaaaagaaataatgaaaaaatttccCTTTTTAAAACGTGAAACACACACCCTTGTTGCAGAATTcagaaattgatttttttagaaatcTTGACAATGATATCTCAAGGTTCTAGGCTCCTTACAAAAACCCTCTTCTACAGAACCAAATCCACTCCTCCTTCCCCATTCTCCCTTCCTATTCTCTCCGGTTCTCTCTCTCAGGTACGTGCAATGGCCTCCGACGCAGCTGCCTCTTCACCGTTCAAGAAAGTCCAGATTCAGAGAGACAACGGGGTAAGCCTGCGTCTCATTTGCGCTTACACTACTTTAGCTCGTTTCACTTCAATTTTTCTGGGTTTTACTTCAATTCGCGATTCCCATCAATTTCATCGGAGAAAGTTTTGGTTTTGACGAGTTCTTCATATTTTCGTACAATTCATTTCTTCTGATTTCGCGTATTTTTCGATAATTGCTTTTGAGCTGAATTGCAAGTTTTGTGAAAGACTGAAAGTGATAACATTTCCTGCTTGATTTCCTTAAAATTGGGCGCTTAATTTTGTTTGGGATAAAGTAATTGTTTGACTGCAATTTCttcatgattttatttttgttttttgggGCTCTAATCGTGTTGGGGAACATGAATCATATAGACATTTGATGCCTACGTGATTGGGAAAGAAAATGCTCCTGGGATTGTTGTGCTTCAAGAATGGTGGGGAGTTGATTTTGAGGTCAAGAATCACGCCCAGAAAATCTCTCAGTTGGGCTCTGGCTACAAGGCATTGATTCCCGAGTAAGATTCCCGTGTTGATCGAGCTTTTGCTTGAGCTATATGTTTCTGTGGTGTTGAAATGTACGAGTATTGAAGTCCTTTTTCGTGCTGTGTAGTTTGTACAGAGGGAAGGTTGGTTTGGAAGTCGCGGAAGCTCAACATTTGATGGAAGGTCTCGATTGGCCAGGTGCAGTGAAGGATATCGAGGCCTCAGTCAACTGGCTCAAGGCAAATGGTTCTAAGAAGGTGCGCCACTGAAATTCCAATTTTTCAATTTCTACTAGCTTTTCGGCAGGACACTGTGAAGGAGTTTGTAGTTGATGTCTAGTTCTAAGTGTTTGCACTCGTTTCTTTTGTCAATCCGCAGTTTATGTTTGATTATCAAGTTGAAAGTTAGGAGTGTGGTAGCTATCAATTTGAATATAACTACTTTGGTACTGAATTACCGATTGATTTTAGGCTATAAGTTATTAGATCATTGACATTAGATGGTAATATCATGTCATAAACTTCAACGGGAAACTCTTAAGGCGGATATGGCTTGCTATTAACTACCTCAATCTTATTAATGAGAATTTCCTCGTGATTTTAAATAAGGAGATGGCGCTATTCTGACTACTATACACATGTTAGTTATTTCAAGCAGTGTATACTAAAGATTTTTTTCGAATTAGGTTGGTGTGACCGGATTCTGCATGGGTGGTGCTCTTGCTATTGCAAGCTCTGTTTTGGTACCGGGGGTTGATGCCGTGGTAGCTTTCTACGGAGTGCCTTCACCTGAGCTCGCGGATCCTGTCAAGACTAAGGCTCCGGTGCAGGCCCACTTTGGTGAACAAGATGGTTTTGTCGGGTTCTCTGATCCAAAGGTATTGCCAATATATTCTTGAAATGCTTTGTTATTGTGTACTTGAAAGTTAATTCTTTATGCAAATATGTTCGAGTTTTGGGTTTATCTCATAAACGCAAAATATGGTGGATCTTTGAAGTCAAGATTTCGAacattttgtgaaaaaatattGGGTAAATATCGCTTTAAACTATACTTGCTTTATAAAAAATGTATCGAACTTTAAGAATTATTCATTCAAATCCCAAACCATCACATTTGTATCGAAAATGTCCAACGTCCGTTTCTCAGCCCCCAAAACCTTTGTGTTTCTCAATGTCCGGACATTTTTTTTACAAAGCTGATGGTTTCCCAAAGTTCGCAACATTTTTGATCAAGCAAGTATAGTTTGGGGTTTAAAGTGATGTTGAGTGTGCCCTTGCTTTCATTCTCTCGAGGAGAAAACTACGTGATTTGATGTAAATACACATCATAAAAGTATGTTACGTTTTTTGCGTGCAAACGTTGAATATCGAATGTTTCTTGAACGTGAGAGTTTTTCTCCAGACTGGTAAAGAATTGGAAGAGAAGTTGAAGGCATCAGGGGTTCCCCATGAGGTTTACTTCTATCCCGGAATCGGGCATGCCTTTATGAACTGTTCACCTGAAGGGGCACAGAGAAGGAAGAAGATGGGGCTGGACGATGAGGATGCTGCAGCAGTCGAGCAGGCGTGGTCTCGTTTCAGCTCGTGGATGGGTCGTTTCTTGTCAAACTGATCACTCTATGATACTCGATCTCTAAATCCTTTGAACACGACTAGTAAAATGCTGAATGTATTGTGCTTGTGTAGTGTGTAATATTCTCCATTTTACTGTGTTATGCTTCGTAAATAAAAGCTTGCTTTGGTTACTGGGCCTGTCGGTGGATACCCTTTCTAATtacctaaaaaagaaaaaaaaaagcttGCTTTGGTTGAAATATGTTGTGAAATTTTATGATGGCCTTTCCACATTGGTTGAACCAAAATCCTTTTGGATGTGGTTTTAATTGAGTCTAACTGATTTAAACACAAATTTGTGAGTTTGTTTAAAATTTTGTCGAgattataaaattgaatatgaTTTTGTCTAATTAGCCATTTAGTTTTGAGATTtataaggcaagactagtgctAACCGTGGCTAGGGCAATTTATTTGAAACATTTCAAGTTGCATTAGTTTGAAATGCATACAAGTGGGCCAATAATTGAAAAGTTATGAGTTGATTTATGAAGAATGACTAAATTTTAGGGcacattataaatgaaatttatgGTTTATTTTATTGCCAGCTTTGGCGAGTTATTTGCTTAAAAAGTTTTACCAAAATTAATTGACATTGATTGGTTTTCctttaaaaatttgattttctttttaattttatcttttattttaattattctgtGAACCCTGACTCATTTGGTcaaatattttatgaatttaaatcTCTTGTTTTTTTGGAGTGATTTCGATTAAGACTCTATGGACTTATATCAAGTGtttttaaacaaacgtttgTGCCATCTTTATCATTCCAaggttttattttcattttttgttggGTAATTCTCTATGGATGATTTAGTTCATTCTTATGAACTCGTGTTTTGAATATTCATCAAATGGTACCGTTAAATTGAATAGAACATATTCATCATTAAACATATCATCTATATTCAATTGATGTTGAACACATAGGaactcaattaattaattaatcattgaAACCTACTACTGAATGAAATGATGATTCGTGATACgagggtactcgtatcggtTCCGGCAGCGCGAAGTCGTCGGAGAAGggttaggttcgttcgcgggatcctcccgtcgagcagcccAGGGTTCTCTGTCAATTGGGGTTTGACGAGATGAATAAAAGATATAGTAACCATAAATGATAAActgaattgatatttcttgaatgaataatatgaagGTCTCCTGGGGATATAATATTATCCTaccaaaatctagtaaatcaaatataataatatcctaaGCAAAATATATGGAGAATCAATAactaattatgaaaaaaaaagataaatcaaTGCTAAATGAATAATAAGATATGGAGATAATTTAGGAACATGCTCCTATCAATTCGCATATTCAAAAGGTTTACGTCTCAACACAGAGGGATTAGCCAAATTAGCAACGAATGCACCtaacaatataaaataattactacaGTATAAAACAAACCATGATAGCCAATTAATTAATGAAGTAAAGTTGTGAAGCTTCTTTGTTTATATATTAGAAGAATAATTAAAAGGGAAAAGCTAATGTCAGAGGCATAATAGAATACTCCATTTACAAGTCAATTATGAGGCCTTGGgtaattaattactattatcATATTCTATAAATTGATACAGTACCTTTTTATTTGTTGCCATTACCTAAATAACATGCCACGTTCCGACCCCACCACCTAGAACTATGGTAAC
Encoded here:
- the LOC121755181 gene encoding protein usf-like, with the protein product MISQGSRLLTKTLFYRTKSTPPSPFSLPILSGSLSQVRAMASDAAASSPFKKVQIQRDNGTFDAYVIGKENAPGIVVLQEWWGVDFEVKNHAQKISQLGSGYKALIPDLYRGKVGLEVAEAQHLMEGLDWPGAVKDIEASVNWLKANGSKKVGVTGFCMGGALAIASSVLVPGVDAVVAFYGVPSPELADPVKTKAPVQAHFGEQDGFVGFSDPKTGKELEEKLKASGVPHEVYFYPGIGHAFMNCSPEGAQRRKKMGLDDEDAAAVEQAWSRFSSWMGRFLSN